From the genome of Pseudonocardia sp. EC080619-01:
CTGCGCGTCGGTCAGCCGGTCCGGGAACTTCGCCAGGATGCGCGCGGCCAGCGAGATGTCACGGGTCTCCACGTCGACCCCGGCCTGCCCGGCGAAGGCCTCGATGACCGGCAGGAAGGAGTGGGTCGCCAGTGCCGGCGCCTCGTCGGTGTACGTGTAGATGAGCTTCATCGCGTGTCTGGCCTGCCTCGGGCTCGTCGGGTGTGTGCTGCGGCCCTGCCGCGACGCCGACGACCTGCCCGGGGTGACCGGGCGGGGGCCCCGGCGCGGCGGCCCGCTTTCCGCGGCACACGCTATCTCGTTCGGACCCCCGTCCGCCCGCAGGAGTAACCCGTCCGACACCCCGGCCGGTGGATCTGCGGAACGTGCCGGACCGGCTACCGTACGCACGACGACGACGGCGGGGAGGGGACGGACCGCGTGGCGAAGGTGAAGATCCCGGGGCTCACGAGGACGACGTTCCTGAGCGGATGGCCCCTGGTGGCGCTGATCGCGGTCGGGCTGACCGCCGTGGCCCTGCTCTACGGCGGCGCCACCGACGAGTTCGGCAGCACCTGCCGGGTGACCGTGCAGGCCGCCGAGGTGACGGTCCGTGCGGCGCCCGCGGCGTCCGCGCAGCCGGTCGACACGCTCACCCGGGGCGAGGAGGTCGGCGCCGAGACGATCGTCGACAGCGGCTTCCGCAAACTCACCGGCGGCGACCGGTGGGTGCCGTCGAACAGCGTCGCCGCGACCGCGGGCAGCGTGTGCTGAGGGGGTTGCAGCGCGTGACCTCCGGTACGGGAGGGTAGGGGCGTGCCTCCTCCCGTCCGTGCCCTCGCCACCGCGAACGTCAACGGTGTCCGGGCGGCCACCGGCAAGGGGCTGCTCGACTGGCTGGCGGTCACCGACGTCGACGCCGTCTGCCTCCAGGAGGTCCGGGCGCGGCCCGAGGAGCTGCCTGCGGCCCTCACCGACGCGCTCGCGGCCGCCGGATGGCACCTGCGTCTCGCGCCGTGCGAGACGGCGAAGGGGCGCAACGGCGTCGCCGTCCTGAGCCGGTCCGAGCCGGAGGCGGTGCGCATCGGCTTCGGCGACCCGGCCACCGACCTCGATGGCCGCTACCTCGAGGTCGACCTGCCCGGTGACCTCACCGTCGCCTCGCTGTACCTGCCCAAGGGCGTCGCGGGCACGGACAAGCAGGACGCCAAGGACGCGTTCCTCAAGACCTTCGGCGACCACCTGCGCACCGCGTTCGCGCGGTGCGCCGCCACCGGCCGCGAGATGGTCGTCGCCGGTGACTGGAACATCGCTCCCACCGAGCAGGACCTGCGGAACTGGCGCAACAACCAACGCAACTCCGGGTTCCTGCCGCACGAGCGCGAGTGGTTCGCCGGACTCCTGGAGCACGGCTGGACCGACGTCGTCCGCGCCCTGCACCCCGGCACCGACGGGCCGTACTCGTGGTGGACCTACCGCGGCCGCGCGTTCGACAACGACGTCGGCTGGCGGATCGACCACCTCCTGACGACGCCGGGGCTCGCCGCGGCCGCGCACGAGGCCGTCGTGGAGCGCGCGCCGTCGCACGACACCCGCTGGTCGGACCACGCGCCCGTGGTGGTCCGGCTCGGCCCCGGCGCCCCGGCCGGAGGTACCGAGTGATCGAGAGCAGGGTCGTCGGGGGTCGCTACCTCCTGCTCGACGAGCTCGACCGGCGCGGGTTCGGCCCGTCCCGGCGTGCCGAGGACCGGATCACCGGCCGGACCGTGGCCGTCACCGAGATCGTGATGCCCGCCGACGGTGCCGCGCGGCAGCGGCTGCTCGCCGAGGTCCGGGCCGCGGGCCGGCTGCGGCACCCGGGCGTCGTCGGCGTCCTGGACCTGATCACCGACCGGGCCGCGGACGGCGGCATGCGCGAGTACCTGGTCACCGAGCACCCCGACGCCCGCCCGCTCGGGCGGCTCGTCGCCGGTGACGATCCGCCGTCGCTGCGCGCCGTCGCCGGGATCGGCCGCGAGGTGCTGGCCGCACTGCGCGACGTGCACGCCGGCGCGGGCACGCACGGCGGTCTCGACCCGGACTGCGTCCTGATCACGCCGGACGGCCGCGCGCTGGTCACCGACGTCGGGCTGAGCCGGGCCGTCGGACCGCGGGCCGCCGGCGCCGACACCGGGGCCTTCACCGCGCCCGAACGCGACGGCGGCACCGGGGACACCCCGGCCGCGGACCTGTGGAGCCTCGGCGCGGTGCTGCACCACGCCGGCGGCCGGGAGGCCGCCCCGGGCAGCCCGCTGGCGCAGGCGATCACCGGTTTGACCGCGGCCGACCCTGCGGAGCGACTGGGGCCGGACGACGCCGACGCGCTGCTGGGACGGGCCGCCGGGCCCCGTGGGAGCGGCGGTGACCTGGGGCGGAACCGGTGGATCCTGCTGGTCGTGGCCGCGTTGCTGGCCGTCGCCGTCGTCGCGATGCTCCTCTGGGTCGTGCGTTAGGCCACCCGGAAACCGCTCGCCCGCACCACCAGGATGGAGTCATGAGCGAGACCACCGGCGCCGCCGAGCACCCCGCCGACCACCCCCGCGTCGCGTCCGTGAAGGAGTCGTTGCGCCGGGCCGGCGCCGACCCGGCGTCGATCGCCGGGCTCGCCCTGCTGCCCGACGCGGTGACGACCGCGGCCGCCGCGGCCGCCGCGCTGGACGTCGAGGTCGGCCAGATCGCGAACTCGCTGGTGTTCGACGCCGGCGGGGAGCCGCTGCTCGTCCTCACCTCGGGCCGGCACCGGGTGGACACCGACCGGGTCGCGGCACTCCTGGGGGTGGCCGTCGGGCGGGCCGACAAGGAGTTCGTGCGGACGGCGACCGGGCAGGTCATCGGCGGTGTGGCGCCCGTCGGGCACCCGGCGCCGCTGCGCACCCTGGTCGACGTCGCCCTCGACGACTACGACCGCGTCTGGGCCGCGGGTGGTGTCGCGCGGTCGGTGTTCCCGACGACCTTCGCCGAACTCGTCGCGGTCACCGGTGGCACGGCGGCCGAGGTCGCCTAGATCTATTCCCGGCAGTGAGGAGATGCTCCGTAGTCGATCGGAGGGTCGCTGCGCCGTTCCGGGGTACCTAGTGTGGATCCCATGGCCGACACTCCTGCCGCCCCCGTCCCGGCCGAGGCCGCCCCGTCGGACTCCGCCCTGCGCCGGGCGCTGCGCCGGGTACGGGACGGGTCCACGCTGGACGTCACCGAGGCCGCCGTGCTGCTCGCCGCGCGTGGTGAGCATCTCGACGAGCTGCTCTCCCACGCCGGCCGCGTCCGCGACGCGGGCCTGGTCGAGGAGGGGCGCCCGGGCGTCGTCACGTACTCCCGCAACGTCTTCATCCCGCTGACCCGGCTGTGCCGGGACCGGTGTCACTACTGCACGTTCGCGACCGTCCCGCACCGGCTCGACTCGATGTTCCTGGAGCGCGACGAGGTCGTCGAGATCGCCCGGCAGGGTGCGGCGCAGGGGTGCAAGGAGGCGCTGTTCACCCTCGGGGACCGGCCCGAGGAGCGCTGGCCGCAGGCCCGTGAGTGGCTCGAGGCCCGTGGCTACGACTCGACGCTGGACTACGTCCGGGCCTGCGCGATCGCCGTGCTCGAGGAGACCGGGCTGCTGCCGCACCTGAACCCGGGGGTCATGTCCTGGGAGGAGATCACCCGGCTCAAGCCGGTCGCGGCCAGCATGGGGATGATGCTGGAGACCACCTCGCAGCGGCTGTTCGAGAAGGGCGGCCCGCACTTCGGCAGCCCCGACAAGGAGCCCGCGGTCCGGGTGCGCGCGCTCGCCGACGCCGGCCGCGTCGGCGTCCCCTTCACCACCGGGATCCTGATCGGGATCGGGGAGAACCGCACGGAGCGGGCCGAGTCGCTGTTCGCGATCCGGTCCGCCGCCCGCCAGCACGGGCACGTGCAGGAGGTCATCGTCCAGAACTTCCGGGCCAAGCCCGACACCGCGATGGCGAACGACCCGGACGCCGATCTCGACGACCTCGCCGCCACCATCGCCGTCTCCCGGCTCGTCCTGGGGCCCAAGGTCCGGCTGCAGGCACCGCCGAACCTGGTCGGCGACGAGCAGGCGCTGATGCTGCGCGCCGGGATCGACGACTGGGGCGGCGTGTCCCCGGTGACCGTCGACCACGTGTCCCCGGAGATGCCGTGGCCAGCCGTCGACGAGCTGGCCCGGGTCACCGCGGAGGAGGGCTTCGAGCTGCGCGAACGCCTCACCGCCTACCCGAAGTACGTGCGGGCCGGGTCGCCCTGGATCGACACCCGGCTGCACGGCCACGTCGCCGCGCTCGCGACGCCGGACGGCCTGGCCGACCCCGGCGCCGTCGTGCAGGGGCTGCCCTGGCAGGAGCCCGACGGCGGCTTCGAGTCCACCGGGCGGACCGACCTCCACACCGCCGTCGACACCGAGGGGCGGACCGACGACCGGCGCAGCGACTTCGGTTCGGTCTACGGCGACTGGGACGAGGTCGCGGCCGAGCTGGAGTCCCAGCGGGCGCGGGCGCCCGAGCGGCTGGCGGGGGACGTGAAGGC
Proteins encoded in this window:
- a CDS encoding exodeoxyribonuclease III, with the protein product MPPPVRALATANVNGVRAATGKGLLDWLAVTDVDAVCLQEVRARPEELPAALTDALAAAGWHLRLAPCETAKGRNGVAVLSRSEPEAVRIGFGDPATDLDGRYLEVDLPGDLTVASLYLPKGVAGTDKQDAKDAFLKTFGDHLRTAFARCAATGREMVVAGDWNIAPTEQDLRNWRNNQRNSGFLPHEREWFAGLLEHGWTDVVRALHPGTDGPYSWWTYRGRAFDNDVGWRIDHLLTTPGLAAAAHEAVVERAPSHDTRWSDHAPVVVRLGPGAPAGGTE
- a CDS encoding YbaK/EbsC family protein, which codes for MSETTGAAEHPADHPRVASVKESLRRAGADPASIAGLALLPDAVTTAAAAAAALDVEVGQIANSLVFDAGGEPLLVLTSGRHRVDTDRVAALLGVAVGRADKEFVRTATGQVIGGVAPVGHPAPLRTLVDVALDDYDRVWAAGGVARSVFPTTFAELVAVTGGTAAEVA
- a CDS encoding protein kinase produces the protein MIESRVVGGRYLLLDELDRRGFGPSRRAEDRITGRTVAVTEIVMPADGAARQRLLAEVRAAGRLRHPGVVGVLDLITDRAADGGMREYLVTEHPDARPLGRLVAGDDPPSLRAVAGIGREVLAALRDVHAGAGTHGGLDPDCVLITPDGRALVTDVGLSRAVGPRAAGADTGAFTAPERDGGTGDTPAADLWSLGAVLHHAGGREAAPGSPLAQAITGLTAADPAERLGPDDADALLGRAAGPRGSGGDLGRNRWILLVVAALLAVAVVAMLLWVVR
- a CDS encoding bifunctional FO biosynthesis protein CofGH, which translates into the protein MADTPAAPVPAEAAPSDSALRRALRRVRDGSTLDVTEAAVLLAARGEHLDELLSHAGRVRDAGLVEEGRPGVVTYSRNVFIPLTRLCRDRCHYCTFATVPHRLDSMFLERDEVVEIARQGAAQGCKEALFTLGDRPEERWPQAREWLEARGYDSTLDYVRACAIAVLEETGLLPHLNPGVMSWEEITRLKPVAASMGMMLETTSQRLFEKGGPHFGSPDKEPAVRVRALADAGRVGVPFTTGILIGIGENRTERAESLFAIRSAARQHGHVQEVIVQNFRAKPDTAMANDPDADLDDLAATIAVSRLVLGPKVRLQAPPNLVGDEQALMLRAGIDDWGGVSPVTVDHVSPEMPWPAVDELARVTAEEGFELRERLTAYPKYVRAGSPWIDTRLHGHVAALATPDGLADPGAVVQGLPWQEPDGGFESTGRTDLHTAVDTEGRTDDRRSDFGSVYGDWDEVAAELESQRARAPERLAGDVKAGLELAASDPAALLDPANEAAAMAVLTGEGPALRELTRLADDVRRQVNGDDVTYVVNRNINFSNVCYVGCRFCAFAQRERDADAFRLSLDEIAQRAAEAARDGATEVCVQGGIDPQLPVSFYADLVRAVHEAVPGMHVHAFSPMEIVSAAAKAGVSIREWLSELKAAGLGSIPGTAAEILDDEVRWVLTKGKLPASQWIEVVSTAHELGIPSSSTMMYGHVDEPRHWLGHLRTLASVQDRTGGFTEFVPLPFVHHNAPIYLAGIARPGPTERDNRAVHAFARLALHGRIDHVQVSWVKLGDELAGQVLNGGADDMGGTLMEETISRMAGSENGSERSVEELTEIAHAAGRPVRQRTTTYRGEPSVLTPARPSGPRMLPLAPA